In Methanofastidiosum sp., the genomic stretch CAAGGAAAGACTTTTATCCGCGAAAAGGTTTATGGATTACAATAGGATATTCCAGACGGAAGGAATGATCCTAAAAAGATTTCCAGGACTTAAGGTGATATGATGGAACCTGATTATTATGGTCTTAAGCACAGGAGATTTATAGAAGATGCAAGGAGAAAAAGAGAGGACGGAATTATCCTATTTTTTACTTTGTTTTTATCATCTATGTTCCTGTTCTTAGTTGGATTTGGATTCTCTGTGATTCTTATTGTTGCCGGAGTTATTGTTCTATTGCTTGGCGTCTTACTATTTATTTATGAGGACTCCCAAAGCAGGCAAATTCTTGATAAGGCTTCTGAGATGGAGCATCCCCCAGAAAAAGCAGTTGCAAAAGAAGTGGAAAGTGCAATCACTGACCTATTGATTGAAGGAATTTCTTATCTGATGAAACATGACTGAAATAGTATCAATTAGAAACGCTCTAGACTATGAAAAAGGTCTCTCAGAGGGCATAGATAAAGTCTTAAGTGATTTGGGGGGTATTGAGAGATTTGTAAAAAAAGGAGATACGGTCGCATTAAAGCCGAACTTCATTGTTTATTCTTCTCCTCAAAAAGGAATTGTTACCCATCCTTTGTTCACATTTGAAATTTTTAAGAGAGTTATTGAAGTTGGTGGGGAGCCTTTTGTAATCGACAGTCCAGGTAGTGGCATACCCTTTAACAAACCTTCCCTTAGGCATTTATATAAATCAACTGGTTACTGGGATGTGTTCAAAGACTACAGGGAGTTTTTAAACTTCGATACTTCTACCGAAATAATTGAAGTAAAAAATGGGCTCCTATTAAAGAAAGTAAGAATCTTGAAAAAACTTGCAGATTCGGATGTAATTATAAATTTGCCGAAAATGAAGACCCATTCTCTGACTTTTATTACAGGTGCAGTTAAAAATATGTTTGGTGCTATACCTGGGATTGAAAAAACTTCATACCATTCCAGATTTAGAGATATATTGGACTTTTCAAAAGCGCTAATAGACATCTTGAATGTAACTAATCCTTCACTTAGTTTAATGGATGGAATAATATCACTTGAAGGTGATGGCCCGGCTATGAAGGGAACGCCCCGAAATACTGGAGTCCTTGTTGGTTCAAAGGACCCTTTCTCACTAGATTTTGTTTTTTCAGAGATTATCGGCTTGTCCCCAAATTCTGTCCCTTATCTAAAAGTTGGCTTAGAAAATAATATCACAAATGGTTCATATAAAGTAATAGGGGATTTAGTTAACATACAAGATTTTGAACTTCCTCAGACTTTCCACGGAAATAGTACAACTGAAATAATATATATGTATAATAAAATTGTAGCCCCGATATACCGGAAGTTATTTGTTCAAAAACCTAAAATCATAAAGCAAAAATGTATAAGATGTGGCGTCTGTCTAAGAAGCTGCCCTGAAAAAGCAATTACAATGGACAAAATTTCAGCGAAAATAGAATACGATAAATGCATCAGATGTTACTGCTGTCATGAGCAGTGCCCAGAGGGCGCTATTGATCTTAAAAGAATTAACTTATAGAAATGCATTTAAGTATAATCAATAATATAGTTTTGGTGTTAAAATGAAAGAAGAAGTATTCTACGGAAGGGGTATGAAGAAGATCAGATCAGACTACCCTGAAATTTATGAAACAATTATAAAATTAAATGATGCGGTTTACACGGGAAAAGCCCTAGACTATAAAACTCAAAAACTTATTGCAATAGGAATCGCTGCTTCAAGATGTGATGAGAGTGCAACTGATAGACAGATGAGGTCAGCGATTAAGGAGTTGGGAGTCACCTCTGACGAGATAGTCGATGTGCTTCGAGTAGTCTTATTGACTTCAGGCATGCCATCTTTTACAAAAGGCGTAAGGATTCTAGAAGAGATAGAAAAATAAATAAAAATTATTTTACTTATTTTTATGCACAGACTAGGTTTTCATGTATCTGTAGCTCAGGGATTTTTGAAAGTCTTTGACAATGCAAGAGCCCTTGGTGCAAATTGCTGTCAGATTTTTACTCATTCTCCCCGAAGCTGGAAATTTAATTTAGTGTCTGAAGATGTTGGAAAATTATTCTTGGATATGTACAAGAAGAATGATGTTAAGCCAATAGTTGCCCACGACTCATATCTTCC encodes the following:
- a CDS encoding DUF362 domain-containing protein, which encodes MTEIVSIRNALDYEKGLSEGIDKVLSDLGGIERFVKKGDTVALKPNFIVYSSPQKGIVTHPLFTFEIFKRVIEVGGEPFVIDSPGSGIPFNKPSLRHLYKSTGYWDVFKDYREFLNFDTSTEIIEVKNGLLLKKVRILKKLADSDVIINLPKMKTHSLTFITGAVKNMFGAIPGIEKTSYHSRFRDILDFSKALIDILNVTNPSLSLMDGIISLEGDGPAMKGTPRNTGVLVGSKDPFSLDFVFSEIIGLSPNSVPYLKVGLENNITNGSYKVIGDLVNIQDFELPQTFHGNSTTEIIYMYNKIVAPIYRKLFVQKPKIIKQKCIRCGVCLRSCPEKAITMDKISAKIEYDKCIRCYCCHEQCPEGAIDLKRINL
- a CDS encoding carboxymuconolactone decarboxylase family protein, encoding MKEEVFYGRGMKKIRSDYPEIYETIIKLNDAVYTGKALDYKTQKLIAIGIAASRCDESATDRQMRSAIKELGVTSDEIVDVLRVVLLTSGMPSFTKGVRILEEIEK